The Xenopus laevis strain J_2021 chromosome 5L, Xenopus_laevis_v10.1, whole genome shotgun sequence genome has a segment encoding these proteins:
- the tbxt.2.S gene encoding T, brachyury homolog, gene 2 S homeolog (The RefSeq protein has 1 substitution compared to this genomic sequence) — MSTGTAESCGKNLPCRMDHLLTAVENELQVGSEKGDPTERELKVTLEDTDLWIRFKELTNEMIVTKNGRRMFPVLNISVTGLDPNAMYSFLMDFVTADNNRWKYVNGEWVPGGKPEPQAPSCVYIHPDSPNFGAHWMKAPVSFSKVKLTNKMNGEGQIMLNSLHKYEPRIHIVRVGGPQKMITSHSFPETQFIAVTAYQNEEITSLKIKHNPFAKAFLDAKERSDHKDFIDDTENSQQSGYSQLGNWLIPGTGSLCSPTNHHSQFGGPLPIPSSHGCERYTTLRNHRSSPYPSPYTHRNNSPPSYTENSSACLPVFQSNDHWPGLQMQTHPSMLSINHTNGSSSNSCQYPSLWSVSNSTIAPLPQTGSVANGLGSQYLRSSTSLYAPYNQIVPSPTMESPIYEGTSTEIEENQYDVSAHDRLAPSWTSVTPPSL; from the exons ATGAGTACAGGCACAGCTGAGAGTTGTGGGAAAAACCTGCCTTGCAGAATGGATCATCTGCTCACAGCTGTAGAGAATGAACTGCAAGTTGGAAGTGAGAAGGGGGACCCCACGGAAAGAGAACTCAAAGTCACTTTAGAAGACACAGACCTTTGGATAAGGTTTAAGGAACTTACCAATGAAATGATTGTTACCAAGAATGGAAG gCGAATGTTTCCTGTGCTAAATATAAGTGTCACTGGTCTCGACCCAAATGCAATGTACTCTTTCTTAATGGATTTTGTGACTGCTGATAACAACCGCTGGAAGTATGTCAATGGAGAATGGGTTCCAGGTGGCAAACCCGAGCCCCAGGCCCCCAGTTGCGTTTATATCCACCCAGACTCTCCCAACTTTGGAGCTCATTGGATGAAAGCACCTGTTTCCTTTAGTAAAGTGAAACTCACCAACAAAATGAATGGAGAAGGCCAG atCATGTTAAATTCATTGCATAAATATGAACCACGAATTCATATAGTAAGAGTCGGGGGACCCCAGAAAATGATCACAAGCCATTCATTTCCAGAGACGCAGTTCATAGCTGTGACAGCATATCAGAATGAAGAG attaCATCCCTCAAGATTAAACACAACCCATTTGCTAAAGCTTTCCTTGATGCCAAAGAAAG GAGTGATCATAAGGATTTTATCGATGATACAGAAAacagtcagcaatctggttactcaCAGT TGGGCAACTGGCTGATTCCTGGGACTGGTTCCCTCTGCTCTCCTACTAATCATCATTCTCAGTTTGGTGGGCCACTGTCAATACCATCATCACATGGGTGTGAGAGATATACTACTTTAAGAAACCACAGATCCTCACCTTACCCCAGCCCATATACCCACAGGAACAATTCTCCTC CAAGCTACACTGAAAACTCATCTGCATGTCTGCCAGTGTTTCAGTCAAATGACCACTGGCCTGGTTTACAGATGCAAACTCATCCAAGCATGCTGTCAATAAATCACACCAATGGAAGCTCATCCAACTCTTG TCAGTATCCAAGTTTATGGTCAGTAAGCAACAGTACAATCGCCCCATTGCCTCAAACAGGATCAGTTGCTAATGGACTTGGATCACAGTATCTTCGGAGCTCAACTTCTCTTTATGCACCATACAATCAGATAGTCCCTTCCCCCACCATGGAATCACCCATATATGAAGGTACTTCCACCGAAATTGAAGAAAACCAATATGACGTCTCAGCACATGACAGACTTGCACCTTCTTGGACATCTGTGACACCACCCTCATTATAG